One Neodiprion pinetum isolate iyNeoPine1 chromosome 1, iyNeoPine1.2, whole genome shotgun sequence genomic window carries:
- the LOC124218563 gene encoding uncharacterized protein yields MITIGGASIRAILILTVFLRGVRSTATSDEIIGGSGSIGYGIGGYGGSFGGIGAGIGSRLGFGSGLGGIGSGSLGLNAGHLGYGSGLGGTRSFSSSYGDVGSDISDLGGTNAGIVDLVGHGGYDGGSLGYGGYGGGGGGYGGYGGYGGGGYGGYGGYGGGGYGGFGGYGGHGRGYGGYGGGLEKSDFSKGGESVNNGAYQNEKGHKGQSSSRLAEGLSAGQLAAKDAKGSSGYYTDAGGVTSGYVDKKSFGGGSHYDQKGSKGAEDKAATGHKKGHATNGFETSHHKDENGKTTTFYDVANDEGDHYDYGGTRGAFGDQGNNYYSGGYQDEKYNEGGHGHKGHYDKGVKSEKENGDKLAYGNQVYYGNNGQYGEVGGNDRGSILGHSEASKYYKGHPSYY; encoded by the exons ATGATTACAATCGGGGGTGCGTCGATTCGCGCCATCCTGATTCTGACGGTGTTTCTTCGAGGAGTGCGATCCACTGCGACGTCTGACGAGATAATCGGAGGTTCTGGTAGTATCGGATACGGGATTGGTGGTTACGGTGGTTCGTTCGGCGGAATAGGCGCCGGCATCGGAAGTCGTCTTGGCTTCGGAAGTGGTCTTGGTGGAATAGGTTCCGGTTCTCTGGGGCTTAACGCCGGCCATCTAGGGTACGGATCTGGACTCGGTGGGACCAGGTCCTTCTCATCCAGCTACGGCGACGTTGGATCTGACATCAGTGATCTCGGCGGCACGAATGCCGGAATCGTTGATCTTGTTGGCCACGGCGGCTACGACGGAGGAAGCCTGGGATACGGCGGCTATggtggtggaggtggaggCTATGGTGGCTATGGTGGCTACGGTGGTGGAGGCTATGGCGGCTATGGTGGCTATGGCGGTGGAGGCTATGGTGGCTTTGGTGGCTATGGTGGCCATGGCCGAGGCTACGGTGGCTACGGCGGTGGACTAGAAAAAAGCGATTTTTCCAAGGGCGGAGAGTCCGTGAACAACGGCGCTTACCAGAACGAGAAGGGGCACAAGGGTCAGTCCAGTAGTCGGCTGGCTGAAGGCCTTTCGGCCGGTCAGTTGGCCGCCAAGGACGCCAAGGGTAGCTCTGGTTACTACACTGACGCCGGTGGCGTAACGTCTGGATACGTGGACAAGAAGTCGTTCGGGGGCGGAAGTCATTACGACCAGAAAG GTAGCAAAGGGGCCGAAGACAAGGCGGCAACTGGGCACAAGAAGGGACACGCAACAAATGGGTTCGAGACTTCCCACCACAAGGACGAGAATGGGAAAACGACAACCTTCTACGACGTTGCAAACGACGAGGGTGACCATTACGACTACGGAGGAACCCGTGGCGCCTTTGGAGACCAAGGGAATAATTACTACAGCGGTGGGTACCAGGACGAGAAGTACAACGAGGGAGGACACGGGCACAAGGGCCATTACGACAAGGGGGTGAAATCCGAGAAGGAGAACGGGGACAAACTGGCTTATGGGAATCAAGTTTACTACGGAAATAACGGGCAGTATGGCGAGGTTGGCGGTAATGACAGAGGCTCCATTCTCGGACATTCGGAAGCCTCGAAATACTACAAGGGTCATCCGTCTTATTATTAA